A single region of the Undibacterium piscinae genome encodes:
- a CDS encoding DUF4386 domain-containing protein — protein MNTEKQTGRLIGALMLAAVLLGLWNNFGLNRPIFAGAGWLQNGVQMPFLFSASALLAIVTSTLMMAAAILAWPILRRTSPSLAMAYVLLSAIVFATTAMEQASFLAMRSLSLQFAKHPGLDPAMFEVFRSMVGANRQWIHYLDKLIGGGSMFALCLALFRSNLVPRFIPAFGVLAAPVQMIGITLVLFMQDLPLLMLAPIALTIFVLSLNLLARGFVQPVSRLP, from the coding sequence ATGAATACGGAAAAACAAACAGGAAGGCTAATCGGTGCGCTCATGTTAGCGGCGGTGCTGTTAGGGCTTTGGAATAACTTCGGACTCAACAGACCCATCTTCGCCGGTGCCGGTTGGTTACAGAATGGCGTGCAGATGCCATTCTTGTTCAGTGCCAGCGCACTGCTCGCCATCGTGACCAGTACCTTGATGATGGCGGCCGCGATTCTCGCCTGGCCCATTTTGCGTAGAACTTCGCCCTCACTGGCAATGGCATATGTACTGCTTAGCGCGATTGTTTTTGCCACTACCGCGATGGAGCAGGCCAGCTTTCTGGCGATGCGTTCGCTCAGCCTGCAGTTCGCCAAACATCCGGGGCTCGATCCGGCGATGTTTGAAGTTTTTCGTAGTATGGTTGGCGCCAACCGTCAATGGATACACTACCTCGACAAGCTGATCGGCGGTGGCTCGATGTTCGCGTTGTGTCTGGCGCTGTTCCGCTCCAATTTGGTGCCACGCTTCATCCCCGCTTTCGGTGTGCTGGCAGCCCCGGTGCAGATGATAGGTATTACGCTGGTCTTATTCATGCAAGACTTGCCCTTGCTGATGCTGGCGCCGATAGCGTTGACGATATTCGTGCTAAGCCTGAACCTGCTGGCTAGGGGATTTGTCCAGCCAGTGAGCCGCTTGCCCTGA
- a CDS encoding SOS response-associated peptidase, whose protein sequence is MNARAETLAQLRSYSQAWRGGQLCLVPMQHFFEPSYESGRAERWQIGLKDASDFAVAGLYKEWREQDQLSYSFTQITINADQHPLMQRFHKLGEEKRSLVILPDQNYDAWLACKDPQLASGFLQLYPAELMHSQPALKAPGSALESVASDQLYFLSDAKSTSQINANSSMRSSASVGVR, encoded by the coding sequence ATGAATGCGCGTGCCGAGACTTTGGCTCAGTTGCGCAGCTATTCTCAAGCCTGGCGAGGAGGCCAGCTTTGCCTAGTGCCTATGCAGCACTTTTTCGAGCCTAGTTATGAAAGCGGTAGAGCAGAGCGCTGGCAGATTGGGCTGAAAGATGCGAGTGATTTTGCCGTGGCTGGGCTGTATAAAGAATGGCGAGAGCAGGACCAGCTGAGTTATTCGTTTACTCAAATTACCATCAATGCCGATCAGCATCCATTGATGCAGCGCTTCCATAAACTTGGCGAGGAAAAACGCTCATTGGTGATCTTGCCCGATCAGAACTACGATGCGTGGCTGGCATGCAAAGATCCGCAACTAGCCAGCGGTTTTTTGCAACTCTATCCGGCCGAGCTGATGCACAGTCAGCCGGCGCTGAAAGCGCCTGGCAGTGCGTTAGAGAGTGTCGCCTCAGACCAGCTTTATTTTCTAAGCGACGCAAAGAGCACCAGCCAAATAAACGCTAATAGCTCGATGCGATCAAGCGCATCTGTCGGCGTGCGGTAG
- a CDS encoding SGNH/GDSL hydrolase family protein, which translates to MRFRTAMRTLLPTLALLALGSEAAASTLNQNVSWTIDRAGTTSKYRVVAYGDSIYAGYNGSTTNAAKYAAPTVDAEYMSALWNSDIESVRRTKSGAIASDVYKNKIVAERSYMQASNTRVVTFEMCGNDGLQARTAFKGQSGTCDYSVLTAAENNCRANVAAAMDYINANAYSGVKLKVVSNLHYPGYTADNTQSSCKDASTGATVKMQDKFLPAIAKINFLMCDFARQKGFQCADNFAQYMGADYDSNGDGKIDSEALRYVLGESEASYVTRITSTLRSTIRDANTHFVSSGSSYDYIQSDDTHPTYNGSTVTAGLFGGSTGSGAPRYTSFVGGKNPLWNQYGHERMGWAVSTFNPATP; encoded by the coding sequence ATGAGATTTCGCACTGCCATGCGCACGCTGTTACCCACACTTGCCTTACTGGCCCTAGGATCAGAAGCGGCCGCCAGCACCCTGAACCAAAACGTTTCATGGACCATAGACCGCGCTGGCACCACCAGCAAATACCGCGTGGTGGCCTACGGCGATTCTATCTACGCCGGTTACAACGGTTCCACTACCAATGCGGCCAAATACGCCGCGCCTACCGTCGATGCGGAATACATGTCGGCACTGTGGAACTCCGATATCGAGAGCGTGCGCCGTACCAAATCCGGTGCGATAGCCTCGGATGTGTATAAGAACAAGATAGTCGCTGAGCGCTCATACATGCAGGCCAGCAACACCCGTGTGGTCACCTTCGAGATGTGCGGCAATGATGGCTTGCAGGCGCGTACCGCCTTCAAGGGCCAGAGCGGCACCTGTGATTACAGCGTGCTGACTGCGGCAGAAAATAATTGCCGAGCCAATGTGGCGGCGGCGATGGACTACATCAACGCCAACGCCTATTCCGGCGTTAAGCTCAAGGTGGTCTCTAACCTGCACTACCCTGGCTATACGGCCGATAATACGCAAAGCTCCTGCAAGGACGCGAGCACTGGCGCGACGGTCAAGATGCAAGACAAGTTCTTGCCCGCTATCGCAAAGATCAATTTTTTGATGTGTGACTTCGCGCGGCAAAAAGGCTTCCAGTGCGCCGATAACTTCGCCCAATACATGGGCGCCGACTACGATAGCAACGGCGACGGCAAGATCGATTCGGAAGCGCTGCGTTATGTGCTCGGTGAGAGCGAAGCCAGCTACGTGACCCGGATTACCTCAACGCTGCGTTCGACGATACGCGATGCCAACACGCATTTTGTATCCTCCGGCAGCAGCTACGATTACATTCAGTCTGACGATACCCACCCGACCTACAACGGCAGCACCGTCACCGCCGGCCTGTTTGGCGGTAGCACCGGTAGCGGCGCGCCACGCTACACCTCGTTCGTCGGTGGCAAGAATCCGCTCTGGAACCAGTACGGGCACGAGCGCATGGGTTGGGCAGTATCGACCTTTAATCCTGCTACACCGTAA
- a CDS encoding amidohydrolase family protein, translating to MSAYRLGYCSRSTARKSSTLPRRFHINHILYYGDALSASLIGPQMAQQVLPVKRAFELDMHPTLHADSPMFPPNAYSLMKTAITRKTSSGAHLNLEQAITIEQALRAMTINGAYQLGVADKTGSLEVGKWADLQIIKQNPYRTPTDALDRIELLAFIWLVLFASLRK from the coding sequence ATCTCGGCCTACCGGCTTGGCTACTGCTCAAGGTCTACGGCGCGTAAATCAAGCACCCTGCCAAGGCGTTTCCACATCAATCATATTTTGTATTATGGCGACGCGCTCAGCGCATCACTGATAGGTCCGCAGATGGCGCAACAAGTCCTGCCGGTAAAACGCGCCTTTGAACTGGACATGCACCCGACGCTGCATGCCGATAGTCCTATGTTTCCCCCGAATGCGTATAGCCTGATGAAGACTGCGATCACACGTAAAACCAGCAGCGGTGCGCACCTCAATCTGGAGCAAGCCATCACAATCGAGCAGGCACTGCGTGCCATGACCATCAATGGCGCTTACCAATTGGGGGTAGCGGATAAAACCGGTAGCCTAGAAGTAGGCAAGTGGGCCGACCTACAAATTATCAAGCAAAATCCCTACCGCACGCCGACAGATGCGCTTGATCGCATCGAGCTATTAGCGTTTATTTGGCTGGTGCTCTTTGCGTCGCTTAGAAAATAA
- a CDS encoding DMT family transporter: MITSASVSTPQTPATGLAFVAACGAGILWGTGALVVSLLVERHGFTPENISFWRFVVGAVVLLAAFGRRISWDRLQPLIGTVIMAGVAMAGYVLLWFLGIEQMGAAVPTLIALCLPPVIVTAIAVVRGEERADPQLLVALIGAILGTVFIVAQHGPKPASAATNGVLLARVVAGSCY; the protein is encoded by the coding sequence ATGATCACATCCGCGTCCGTCTCGACACCCCAGACGCCAGCAACTGGCTTGGCATTCGTTGCCGCTTGCGGTGCTGGCATACTTTGGGGCACTGGTGCTTTGGTTGTTAGCCTGCTCGTTGAGAGGCACGGCTTCACGCCTGAAAATATCTCGTTCTGGAGGTTCGTGGTTGGCGCGGTCGTACTATTGGCTGCTTTCGGACGAAGAATCTCGTGGGACCGACTGCAGCCGTTGATCGGAACCGTCATCATGGCGGGAGTTGCCATGGCGGGCTACGTGCTATTGTGGTTTCTGGGCATAGAACAAATGGGCGCAGCTGTCCCTACATTGATTGCCCTCTGCCTTCCGCCAGTAATCGTCACCGCAATAGCCGTCGTTCGGGGAGAAGAAAGAGCAGATCCCCAACTTCTAGTGGCACTCATAGGGGCGATCCTCGGAACTGTGTTCATAGTCGCCCAGCATGGGCCGAAACCGGCCAGCGCTGCGACAAATGGAGTCCTACTCGCTAGAGTTGTGGCGGGGTCGTGTTACTGA